A window of Juglans regia cultivar Chandler chromosome 7, Walnut 2.0, whole genome shotgun sequence contains these coding sequences:
- the LOC108987360 gene encoding kiwellin-1-like: MKNQIFYISFAAFFFLLVTKWSSVEAQTCKPSGTIKGKKPPPGQCNRANDSECCVQGKPYTVYKCSPPVFSRTKATLTINSFQKGGDGGGPSECDNKYHPDDTPVVALSTGWFNNKQRCLNYITIHGNGRSVKAKVVDECDSTMGCDADHDYQPPCPNNIVDASKAVWKALGVPESDWGELDIYWSDA; this comes from the coding sequence atgaagaaccaaattttttatattagctTTGCcgccttcttctttcttcttgttACAAAGTGGTCAAGCGTTGAAGCTCAGACTTGCAAACCTAGCGGCACGATAAAGGGGAAAAAGCCTCCTCCAGGACAATGTAACCGAGCAAACGATTCTGAATGTTGCGTGCAAGGCAAGCCTTACACTGTTTATAAGTGTTCACCCCCCGTGTTTAGCCGTACAAAGGCGACACTAACCATCAACAGCTTTCAGAAAGGTGGGGATGGTGGTGGACCATCGGAATGCGACAATAAGTATCACCCTGATGACACCCCTGTGGTAGCACTATCAACAGGATGGTTCAACAATAAGCAGAGGTGTTTGAATTATATCACCATCCATGGCAATGGAAGGAGCGTCAAGGCCAAGGTAGTTGACGAGTGTGATTCCACTATGGGGTGCGATGCTGACCATGATTACCAACCTCCATGTCCTAACAATATTGTTGATGCCTCTAAAGCTGTTTGGAAGGCTTTGGGAGTGCCAGAAAGTGATTGGGGTGAATTAGACATATATTGGTCTGATGCTTAG